The nucleotide sequence GGACGCGATCGAGGCAGGGTACGAGGAGTTCAGCAAGGCGGACGTCGCATTCCATGAGGCGGTGGCCGTGGCCAGCCGCAACTCCCTCATCGAGGTCTGCAATCAGGTGGTCCGGGGCGCCGTCCTCTCGCTGATCTCGGACAAGGTCACCCACGCACACAACAGCACGGCGCTCATGCGGAAGTCGCTCCGCCACCACCAGGAAGTGCTCGAGGCGATCCGGGTACGGAACGGCCAGGCGGCAGCACGCATCTCGCGGCGCACACTCTACGACTACTACGCCGGCTACGTCCCCGAGAACGAACAGGGGCCGCTGCTCGCGCTCGTGGACGACGAGGAGACGTCCACCACTCGGCCGTAAACGATCGAGGGGGGACCGGCGTCTCATCCGCGCTCGCGCAGGTACGCCTCCAGCTCCGCGGCCCCGGTCAGCATCGCCCGCCCGCGGGCGGACAGCCGACCGTGCCAGTCGCACAGGGCGGCCTGCAGCGGCTCCAGCCCGCCGGCCGCCCGCACCTGGGCGATCAGCGGGGCGATCTGCTCCAGCAGGTAGCCGCCGCGTCTGAGCTGGTGGGTCAGCCGGGCGTCCCGTACGGCGGCCTCGTCGTAGACGCGGTACCCGGTCAGCGGGTCGCGGCGCGGGCGCACCAGCCCGGCGCGCTCCCATTTGCGCAGCGTCGCGGGCCCGATGCCGAGCTTTTCCGCCAGCGGCCCGATGAACGTGCCGCCGGGCCCGGACACCGCGGCCGGCTCGGACCCCACACCGGACCTCACATCGGGCCCGGACGCCGTGGTGCGCTCCAGGTCGCGGAGGGCGCTCTCCACGGCCTGGAGGGTCCGGCGATCATCGAGGAGCTGGGCGTGGCTCTCGTCGATGAGGTGGAACGCCTCCTCGGCCGAGCCCTGGTTCACGGCCCGCATGATCGACGTCGCCGTCTGGTGGCCGTGGCCGGGCACCAGGGCGAGGAACGCGCTAAGGGCCGCCGCGTGCAGCGAGGTGTAGGTGCGGTAGCCGTGGGGTGTGCGACCGGCGGCCGGAAGGATGCCGGTCTCCTCGTAGTTCCTGATCGCCTGCGTGGACAGACCGTGCCCGCGCGCCAGATCAACCGGCCTGAGCCGCTCACCGCTTTGAAGGTTTCGTCCCATGGTTCTGCCAATATCGCGGAGGAGTTTCAACCGAAGGTTCAACGATACCGTTGAGGGCATGGTTACCGACATCGAGTACACCGCCCATGGCGTCGAGGCCCCCGCCGTCATGAGGCTGCTCCCGGCCCGGCCCCGGCTGCTCGCCCTGGGCGAGCCCACCCACGGCGAGGACACTCTGCTCGACCTGCGCAACGAGCTCTTCCGGCAGCTCGTCGAGCAGGAGGGCTACCGGACGATCGCGATCGAGAGCGACTGCGTGATGGGCCTGGTCGTGGACGACTACGTCGCCTCGGGCACAGGCACGCTCGACGAGGTCATGGAGCACGGATTCAGCCACGGCTGGGGCACCTCCGCGGCCAACCGCGAACTCGTGCGCTGGATGCGCGTGTACAACGACGGCAGGCCCGCGTCCGAGCGGCTCCGCTTCGCCGGTTTCGACGGCCCGCTGGAGATCACCGGCGCCGCCAGCCCCCGGCAGGCCCTCACCGCACTCCACGGCTACCTCGCGGACCGGGTGGCCGCGGACCTGCTCCCCTGCACCGGGGAAACGCTCGACCGCCTGCTCGGCGCCGACGACCGGTGGACCCGTCCCGCCGCGATGATGGACCCGACCCAGTCCGTGGGGCAGTCGGCCGGGGCCGGGGAGTTGCGGCTGCTGGCCGACGATCTGGTGGCCCTGCTCGACACGCAGACGCCGCACCTGCTCGCGGCGACCTCGCGGGACGACTGGGACCGGGCGCACCTGTACGGGCGCACCGCCACCGGCCTGCTGCGCTTCCACTACTGGATGGCCGACACCTCACCGGCCCGCATGACCTGGCTGGTGAGCCTGCGGGACCAGATGATGGCCCACAACCTCCTCACCCTCGCGGAACAGGGCCCGGCATTGGTCCACGCCCACAACGGCCATCTCCAGCGGGAGAAGAGCACGACGCGGATGGGCGGGATGCCGCTGGAGTGGTGGAGCGCCGGTGCGCTGGTGAGTGCCCGGCTCGGCGAGGAGTACGCCTTCGTGGCCACGGCCCTGGGCACGATCCGGCACCAGGGAGTGGACACTCCGCCGCCGGACACCATCGAGGGACTTCTGTACGCGCTCCCGGAGGACCGCTGCGTCATCGACGCCCCGCGGCTGGCCACCGCCCTCGGCGACACGGTGCCCACGCCTCGCGTATCCCCCTGGTTCGGCTACTCCCCGCTCGACCCGGCCCATCTGGCCGGCACTGACGGCATCGTGTTCGTCAAGGACGTCCCGCAGAGCTGACCCGCTCTACTTCTCCGGGCTGAATGTCGCCCATGGGCCGAGGGCGAACCCGCCACTCTTCCGTCGGACTTCCAGGGCGCCCGCTCCACCGAAGTGCGCCGGGACGAGCAACTCTCGTTCATCGGCTGCCCGCCCGAGAATCCGACGGCGACTGGCCACCGCTTGTTCCGGGGCCAGGCAGGCGTCGCTGT is from Streptomyces hygroscopicus and encodes:
- a CDS encoding GntR family transcriptional regulator, yielding MTRLVQFDNVSMAELISFRMILDGSASLLAARLRSEEELSAMERTLAVMSDAIEAGYEEFSKADVAFHEAVAVASRNSLIEVCNQVVRGAVLSLISDKVTHAHNSTALMRKSLRHHQEVLEAIRVRNGQAAARISRRTLYDYYAGYVPENEQGPLLALVDDEETSTTRP
- a CDS encoding MerR family transcriptional regulator — encoded protein: MGRNLQSGERLRPVDLARGHGLSTQAIRNYEETGILPAAGRTPHGYRTYTSLHAAALSAFLALVPGHGHQTATSIMRAVNQGSAEEAFHLIDESHAQLLDDRRTLQAVESALRDLERTTASGPDVRSGVGSEPAAVSGPGGTFIGPLAEKLGIGPATLRKWERAGLVRPRRDPLTGYRVYDEAAVRDARLTHQLRRGGYLLEQIAPLIAQVRAAGGLEPLQAALCDWHGRLSARGRAMLTGAAELEAYLRERG
- a CDS encoding erythromycin esterase, whose protein sequence is MVTDIEYTAHGVEAPAVMRLLPARPRLLALGEPTHGEDTLLDLRNELFRQLVEQEGYRTIAIESDCVMGLVVDDYVASGTGTLDEVMEHGFSHGWGTSAANRELVRWMRVYNDGRPASERLRFAGFDGPLEITGAASPRQALTALHGYLADRVAADLLPCTGETLDRLLGADDRWTRPAAMMDPTQSVGQSAGAGELRLLADDLVALLDTQTPHLLAATSRDDWDRAHLYGRTATGLLRFHYWMADTSPARMTWLVSLRDQMMAHNLLTLAEQGPALVHAHNGHLQREKSTTRMGGMPLEWWSAGALVSARLGEEYAFVATALGTIRHQGVDTPPPDTIEGLLYALPEDRCVIDAPRLATALGDTVPTPRVSPWFGYSPLDPAHLAGTDGIVFVKDVPQS